Within Paenibacillus sabinae T27, the genomic segment GCTGTTTTTTTATAATAACTATTCCCCCCACAAGCCAACACACCAGGCAACAGGAAAATTATGCATCTATCCGAAGCTACGGGCGTATTCAATGATATACCTTTAACTGAAATCATAGCCCTAAATATTGGAAGTAAGGTATCCTATATAAAGGAGGTGCGTCTTTTGAACAGCTCAAGACTTATGAAGCTGCTGGGGCTTATTGCCGGAGTTGCAGTCCTGGATATTGTAATTCTGTCTCCGGGTTTAGCAGGGGTGGAAATCGGCGGTGAAAGTGCTCTGGAGACAGCTTCGGGAGTAACCCTACTGGTTATTAGTCTCCTTGTGCTGCTGTACGGGAGTTATGCTTTACTGTTTAAACCTCCTGTTCTGACACCTGTGAAAAACATGAAAACGCATGAGGACTATATAACAGCGCTTAACCATTACAGAAATGCAAATGTGTTAAAGAAGGATATTTCTCTCTCGCTGGATCAGCTTGACCGGCTGGAGAAGAAGAAAACCACCTTATTGGACGTCCTCAGCCAAAGATTTGATCCGGCGGAGCTAAGCTACAAGAAGTTTCACTCTGTCATTGATGAAGTCGGGCAGCTTTTTTACCTGAATATCAAGGGAATCCTGAATAAGCTCAGTGTATTCGATGCTTCAGAGCTCTCCGCTTTCACCAGCGAGCAGAAGCTCGCGCAGTTTTCCAATAAACTGGTTCAGGAAAAAACCGCTCTGCACAACGAGTACTTGACCTCCGTAGCGGGATACCTTGGCGCAAATGAAGAAATTCTGCTGAAGCTAGACAAGCTGCTGCTGGAAATCTCCCAATTGGACAGCATGGATTATCAAAATATTGAGGATATGCCGTGCATGCAGGAAATGGATGCATTGATCAAGCAGACGAAGTTCTATAAGCAATGAGAGGGAGATGAGCATGGCTGGAAAAAGTAAAGCGTTTGTGGTGTTGGGAGTTATCGCAGTGGCTGTTTTTGCTCTTGTATATTTCGGGATCAGTTTAACCTCCAATTTAGGTAAAAGCCAGACACAGGTAACCGCGGAAGACGCGACCAAGCAGCTGGATAAACTGTACAAAAGCATTTCTGTAACTTCCGCGGAACCGGTAAAGGGTCAGATCGACCTTGATCCTGCATCTGTCGGCGACTCCTTGCCCGATATCTCCAAATTCCCTATTTCCGTAGCCAATACAACGGACAGTTTCATTGAAATTTTCTCTTCTACGGAGAAGTCAGGAACCGGCGTAGACGGGTGGTTGAACGAAGTAGCGACAGACTTCAACAATTCCAATTTTATGGTGAATGGGAAACCGGTCTCGGTCAAGATCCGCAATATTGCCTCGGGAACAGCCGCAGATTATATAAAGTCGGGCAAGTATGTGCCGGATGCCTTCACACCTTCCAATGAGCTGTGGGGCGAAATGGTCAAAGCGCAAGGCATCCCCATTCAGCTTGTATCGAAGCGTCTTACCGGGAATGTAGCCGGTATTGTAACAACCAAGAAAAAGTATGACGAGCTCGTGGATAAATACGGCTCCTTGAATATCAAGACGGTTACAGACGCTATTGCCAATAACGAGCTGGCTATGGGGTATACCGATCCTTTCGCCAGTTCCACCGGCCTCAACTTTCTGGTGACCGCCCTTCAGACGTTTGACAGCTCGGATTTACTAGGGGATAAGGCGGTTCAAGGGTTTGAGAAATTCCAGGCCAATGTCCCTTTCACCGCGTCTACAACTTTGCAAATGCGTGACGCGGCCAAGTCGGGAATGCTTGACGCTTTTGTCCTGGAGTACCAAACGTATGTCAATGCGCCGGATCTGAAGAGCGGCTACGTATTCACTCCTTTTGGCGTAAGGCATGACAGTCCGCTGTATGCTTTGGGCAATTTACCTCAAGATAAGCTGGACATTATCAAGAAGTTTGCGGAGTTCGCCGAGCAGGATAAGTATCAGAAATCAGCTGCGGACAAAGGGTTCAATGGTCTGCCGGATTACCACTCCGAGCTTAACGCGGTTGACGGTACCCTTCTCTCCTCCGCCCAGAAGCTGTGGAAGGAAAAGAAGAACGGGAATAAGCCGATCGCAGCGGTATTTGTGGCCGATGTATCCGGAAGTATGGATGGTGAGCCTCTCAACCGGTTAAGAGAGTCGTTATTAAAAGGTCAAAAGTACCTCGGCAGGGACAACAGCATTGGGTTGGTTTCTTACTCCAGTGAAG encodes:
- a CDS encoding vWA domain-containing protein, producing MAGKSKAFVVLGVIAVAVFALVYFGISLTSNLGKSQTQVTAEDATKQLDKLYKSISVTSAEPVKGQIDLDPASVGDSLPDISKFPISVANTTDSFIEIFSSTEKSGTGVDGWLNEVATDFNNSNFMVNGKPVSVKIRNIASGTAADYIKSGKYVPDAFTPSNELWGEMVKAQGIPIQLVSKRLTGNVAGIVTTKKKYDELVDKYGSLNIKTVTDAIANNELAMGYTDPFASSTGLNFLVTALQTFDSSDLLGDKAVQGFEKFQANVPFTASTTLQMRDAAKSGMLDAFVLEYQTYVNAPDLKSGYVFTPFGVRHDSPLYALGNLPQDKLDIIKKFAEFAEQDKYQKSAADKGFNGLPDYHSELNAVDGTLLSSAQKLWKEKKNGNKPIAAVFVADVSGSMDGEPLNRLRESLLKGQKYLGRDNSIGLVSYSSEVSINLPIGKYDANQQSMFVGAVNSLQAGGGTATFDGIVVAMKMLQDELTAHPDVKPVIFVLSDGETNEGHSLDEIRGLIETYKIPVYTIGYNANIQALQSISSINEAASINADTDDVVYKIGNLLNVQM